A section of the Mangifera indica cultivar Alphonso chromosome 12, CATAS_Mindica_2.1, whole genome shotgun sequence genome encodes:
- the LOC123193303 gene encoding bZIP transcription factor 12-like: MTTTSTSTTNPDLPYHQSPLCSSLSSLLADLQNHQENTRNPSLPNAMDDFLKNIYSAPTPDQPSLSGASFSREGSFSIAKDMANKSVEEVWKEIVAGSGTGERSAVSCDEEMTLEDFLTKTGAVREEDQLNSNNNNNTTTTNEVNSNNNCYISSSVKNNSKSNRMVVVGSGRGKRRIVEEAPLDRATQQKQRRMIKNRESAARSRERKQAYTVELESLVTQLEEENARLLREEAEQNKQRFKQLMENVIPVVEKKRPPRVLRRVHSLLW; encoded by the exons ATGACGACCACGTCAACTTCAACTACCAATCCGGATCTGCCATATCACCAGTCTCCCTTATGCTCATCTCTCTCCTCTTTACTCGCCGATCTTCAGAACCACCAAGAGAATACTCGCAATCCATCTCTGCCCAACGCCATGGACGATTTTCTCAAGAACATTTACTCCGCTCCCACGCCCGATCAGCCATCTCTCTCCGGCGCGTCCTTCTCACGCGAGGGCAGTTTTAGTATTGCTAAAGATATGGCCAACAAATCCGTCGAGGAGGTCTGGAAGGAGATTGTCGCCGGCAGCGGCACCGGCGAGAGGAGCGCCGTGTCATGTGACGAAGAGATGACTCTCGAGGATTTTTTGACCAAGACTGGTGCTGTCAGAGAGGAGGATCAacttaattctaataataataataatactactACTACCAACGAggttaatagtaataataattgttatattagtagtagtgttaaaaataatagtaagaGTAATCGGATGGTGGTCGTTGGAAGTggaagaggaaaaagaagaatagTGGAAGAGGCGCCTTTGGATAGAGCCACACAGCAAAAGCAAAGAAGGATGATTAAGAATCGTGAATCTGCAGCGAGGTCTAGAGAGCGCAAGcag GCGTATACCGTTGAACTGGAGTCTTTAGTAACGCAACTGGAGGAGGAGAATGCTCGGCTGTTGAGAGAAGag GCTGAACAAAACAAGCAGAGGTTTAAGCAG CTGATGGAGAATGTAATTCCAGTTGTTGAGAAGAAAAGACCACCTCGTGTTCTTCGGAGAGTGCATTCGCTACTCTGGTAG